Proteins co-encoded in one Stomoxys calcitrans chromosome 5, idStoCalc2.1, whole genome shotgun sequence genomic window:
- the LOC106091214 gene encoding lysozyme 2-like, whose product MFKFTLAILAAVLLVAPAFAEVYTRCSLAKEMYKLGVPKDQLARWTCIAQHESSYNTKAVGSLNSNGSRDYGIFQINNYYWCSPPSGAFSYDECKIKCEDFLVDSIEPAVKCAQLVLKQQGWTAWSTWKYCDGTLPSIDDCF is encoded by the coding sequence atgtTCAAGTTCACTCTCGCTATTTTGGCCGCCGTCCTTTTGGTCGCCCCTGCCTTCGCCGAGGTCTACACTCGTTGCTCCTTGGCCAAGGAGATGTACAAATTGGGTGTACCCAAGGATCAATTGGCACGTTGGACTTGCATTGCCCAACATGAATCCTCCTACAACACCAAGGCTGTTGGCTCCTTGAACTCCAATGGCTCTCGCGACTATGGTATCTTCCAGATCAACAACTACTACTGGTGCTCTCCTCCCTCTGGTGCCTTCTCCTACGATGAGTGCAAGATCAAGTGTGAAGATTTCTTGGTTGACAGCATTGAACCCGCCGTCAAGTGCGCCCAATTGGTGTTGAAACAACAAGGCTGGACTGCCTGGTCCACCTGGAAGTACTGTGATGGTACCTTGCCCAGCATTGATGACTGCTTCTAA